In a single window of the Acyrthosiphon pisum isolate AL4f chromosome X, pea_aphid_22Mar2018_4r6ur, whole genome shotgun sequence genome:
- the LOC100570881 gene encoding probable ATP-dependent helicase PF08_0048 isoform X3 — protein MSLIKSGFECLSIGKALLFGGGFSDGDEEEDLESGGADPDAGGGADGDADGGADDGADGDADDANDNDKEPGLLSKGMNMGKSMLSPLLNLFGGSKNTNNDNNNENKDDSNDKKDENKDDSNDKKDDNNDNKDENKDDKEGDKPADSTNYMGIAKDILTSDTTKDALKTGISLLVPGGPAIVKAIDTAEKYQSADEKIDKVQDKIPKLK, from the coding sequence TAATCAAATCTGGATTTGAATGTCTTTCAATCGGAAAAGCTTTGCTGTTTGGAGGAGGTTTCAGTGATGGTGACGAAGAGGAAGATCTAGAAAGTGGTGGTGCAGATCCTGATGCAGGTGGTGGTGCAGATGGTGATGCAGATGGTGGTGCAGATGATGGTGCAGATGGTGATGCAGATGATgctaatgataatgataaagaGCCAGGATTATTATCAAAGGGTATGAATATGGGCAAGAGTATGTTATCGccattgttaaatttatttggtGGTTCTAAGAATacaaataatgacaataataatgaaaataaagatGACAGTAATGACAAAAAAGATGAAAATAAAGATGACAGTAATGACAAAAAAGATGACAATAATGACAACAAAGATGAAAATAAAGACGATAAGGAAGGTGACAAACCGGCAGACTCCACAAACTATATGGGAATAGCTAAAGACATATTGACAAGTGACACTACCAAAGATGCTTTAAAAACTGGAATCAGCCTTTTAGTTCCTGGAGGACCAGCAATTGTAAAAGCAATAGATACTGCTGAAAAATATCAATCTGCGGATGAAAAAATCGATAAAGTGCAagataaaatacctaaattaaaataa